Proteins encoded together in one Struthio camelus isolate bStrCam1 chromosome 19, bStrCam1.hap1, whole genome shotgun sequence window:
- the MFSD6L gene encoding major facilitator superfamily domain-containing protein 6-like, with amino-acid sequence MGPSRQWDVRGALVASGLFRFLHSAGGGCVAPFLPLYLRHLGLPASLVGVVVGVKHLVGAAWAPLGSGCAKSRGKRRALVAGSLLCSAGAGLLLTLVPPATRGPCGGGREPAGPWAAGARGALNASAVTAARTAPEGTSKAAANAVATGVKATLARSAFREALGFGDTLEKKDGGLGEGDARTDRYAVGPSGLATSLKATNQGTHAPETPAPYRPLLLRLEEETSSPGTVAVDLADNPEKSLPVSENRKFPLFKTHLSTAGDAYAPENLLDRWKEAQGVSFGMVVQNTVFRDRERHIFFMVLGTVVLWELLASPLEWTVDESLYEYLDLVDATDGYGKLWVWSCLGASVGACSVAIFVDQLNCFLSSNISRLAVHFYGYALLMTLSLLASVFLPVHMPKKTKRMNKTAKALNLIGSDGRAILSAMTVFLTGVAGSAVHNFLFWQMQDQGSSEMYMGLAVAVALIAELLLCFFKSKLLRTLSSSGVVALSLSCLAAQLLYYSFLWNAWSVLLIQVLSAFSNGALWWAVNVTVNDIATPGTERSLRALLRGLSHGGGASLGSFAGGFVAANFGLAGLYRACCVCLVLWLCVFLIVQSKLPRQKKINYSRLLAADSSDVSDSDEEKERDWLVKAMKDDSFSRNW; translated from the coding sequence atGGGGCCGAGCCGGCAGTGGGACGTCCGCGGAGCCCTGGTGGCGTCCGGCCTCTTCCGCTTTCTGCACAGCGCCGGGGGCGGCTGCGTGGCGCCGTTCTTACCCCTGTACCTCCGCCACCTGGGGCTGCCCGCCTCGCTGGTGGGCGTCGTCGTGGGCGTGAAGCACTTGGTGGGCGCCGCCTGGGCGCCGCTGGGCTCCGGCTGCGCGAAAAGCCGCGGCAAGAGGAGGGCTCTGGTGGCCGGCTCGCTGCTGTGCTCGGCGGGGGCGGGCCTGCTGCTCACGCTGGTGCCCCCCGCCACGCGCGGGccctgcggcgggggccgggagccggccgGCCCGTGGGCCGCGGGCGCCCGCGGCGCTTTGAACGCCAGCGCCGTCACCGCCGCCAGAACCGCGCCTGAGGGAACGTCAAAAGCGGCCGCTAACGCTGTGGCGACAGGCGTAAAGGCCACGCTAGCGCGTTCAGCCTTCCGAGAAGCACTTGGCTTTGGAGATACGCTCGAGAAGAAGGACGGAGGACTTGGCGAAGGTGACGCCAGGACAGACCGCTACGCTGTTGGTCCCTCTGGCTTGGCGACTTCTCTGAAAGCAACTAATCAGGGGACGCACGCGCCGGAAACGCCTGCGCCCTACAGACCCCTGTTACTTCGACTCGAGGAAGAAACGAGCAGTCCAGGTACTGTAGCAGTGGATCTTGCTGATAATCCTGAAAAAAGCCTTCCCGTTAGTGAAAACCGTAAGTTCCCATTATTTAAAACACATCTTTCTACAGCTGGAGATGCTTATGCCCCTGAAAACCTTTTGGATCGCTGGAAAGAGGCCCAAGGTGTCAGCTTTGGCATGGTGGTGCAAAACACCGTCTTTCGTGACAGAGAGCGTCACATTTTTTTTATGGTGCTAGGTACCGTCGTGCTCTGGGAGTTGTTGGCTTCCCCTCTCGAATGGACAGTTGATGAGAGTCTCTATGAATATCTCGACTTGGTCGATGCGACTGACGGGTATGGAAAGCTGTGGGTTTGGAGTTGCTTGGGTGCCTCTGTAGGAGCCTGCAGCGTCGCCATATTTGTGGATCAGCTGAATTGCTTCCTCAGCAGTAACATCTCCCGCCTCGCCGTCCATTTCTATGGCTATGCTCTCCTGATGACATTGTCATTGCTTGCCAGCGTCTTTTTGCCAGTCCATATGCCCAAGAAAACCAAGCGCATGAACAAAACTGCTAAAGCCCTGAACCTCATAGGAAGCGATGGCCGAGCGATCCTGTCTGCCATGACCGTCTTCCTTACTGGCGTGGCTGGGTCAGCAGTGCACAACTTTCTCTTCTGGCAGATGCAGGACCAAGGCAGCAGTGAGATGTACATGGGGCTCGCTGTGGCTGTTGCACTAATTGCTGaacttctgctttgtttcttcaAAAGCAAGCTACTgaggactctctccagcagtggtGTTGTCGCACTGAGCCTCAGCTGCCTGGCGGCACAGCTTCTGTACTACTCATTCCTGTGGAATGCATGGTCAGTTCTCCTTATCCAGGTTTTATCTGCCTTTAGCAATGGTGCTTTGTGGTGGGCAGTTAACGTCACAGTCAATGACATCGCCACTCCCGGGACGGAGAGATCCCTGCGCGCTCTTCTCCGAGGCCTCTCGCACGGCGGAGGAGCGAGCCTGGGGAGTTTTGCAGGGGGATTTGTTGCGGCGAACTTTGGCCTGGCGGGTTTGTACAGGGCATGCTGCGTGTGCCTGGTACTCTGGTTATGCGTGTTCTTAATCGTCCAGTCTAAGTTGCCTcggcagaaaaaaattaactattcTCGTCTCCTGGCTGCCGATTCCAGTGATGTGAGTGACTCtgatgaggagaaagaaagggactGGCTGGTAAAAGCTATGAAGGATGACAGCTTTAGTAGGAATTGGTAA